A window from Halomicrobium urmianum encodes these proteins:
- the thsB gene encoding thermosome subunit beta encodes MSQRQMGGQPMIILGEDSQRMKDKDAQAHNISAARAVAESVRSTLGPKGMDKMLVSSLGDVTVTNDGVTILSEMDIDNPTAEMIVEVAETQEDEAGDGTTTAVAIAGELLKNAEELIDQDIHPTAIIKGFNLAATQAKQEIDDFATDVEPDDEDLLRRVAETSMTGKGTEVNKELLAQLVVDAVNAVTVEAQDGSVVADLEFLNIETQTGRAADESELVEGAIVDKDPVHEEMETDFDDADVLLLDVPIELDETEVDAQLSVDDPSQLQDFLDKEEEQLEEMVDSIAATGADVVFCQKGIDDMAQHYLAKEGILAVQRTKKSDVEFLREVLGANIVSNIESASEADLGRGSIRRDDAGDLFYVEGTGDETHGVTLLLRASTDHVVDELERGVQDALDVVASTVSDGRVLGGGGAPEVELASRLRDYADGVEGREQLAVEAFADALELIPRTLAENAGLDSIDSLVDLRAAHEGGDVSAGLNVFSGDVVDTLDEGVVEPAHAKTQAVSSAAEAANLVLKIDDIISAGDLSTEGDGDEGGPGGAPGGMGGMGGGMGGMM; translated from the coding sequence ATGAGCCAGCGCCAGATGGGCGGCCAGCCCATGATCATTCTGGGGGAAGACTCCCAGCGGATGAAGGACAAGGACGCACAGGCCCACAACATCTCCGCCGCACGGGCGGTGGCCGAGTCGGTACGCTCGACGCTCGGCCCGAAGGGCATGGACAAGATGCTCGTCTCCTCGCTCGGTGACGTGACCGTCACGAACGACGGCGTCACCATCCTCTCGGAGATGGACATCGACAACCCGACGGCGGAGATGATCGTCGAGGTCGCCGAGACCCAGGAGGACGAGGCCGGCGACGGGACGACCACGGCCGTCGCCATCGCGGGCGAGCTCCTGAAGAACGCCGAGGAGCTGATCGACCAGGACATCCACCCGACGGCGATCATCAAGGGCTTCAACCTCGCCGCGACCCAGGCCAAGCAGGAGATCGACGACTTCGCCACCGACGTCGAGCCCGACGACGAGGACCTGCTGCGCCGCGTGGCCGAGACCTCCATGACCGGCAAGGGCACCGAGGTCAACAAGGAGCTGCTCGCCCAGCTCGTCGTCGACGCCGTCAACGCCGTCACCGTCGAGGCCCAGGACGGCTCCGTCGTCGCCGACCTCGAGTTCCTCAACATCGAGACCCAGACGGGCCGCGCCGCCGACGAGTCCGAGCTGGTCGAGGGCGCCATCGTTGACAAGGACCCCGTCCACGAGGAGATGGAGACCGACTTCGACGACGCCGACGTCCTCCTGCTGGACGTGCCCATCGAGCTCGACGAGACCGAGGTCGACGCCCAGTTGTCCGTCGACGACCCGAGCCAGCTGCAGGACTTCCTCGACAAGGAGGAGGAGCAGCTCGAGGAGATGGTCGACTCCATCGCCGCGACGGGCGCCGACGTCGTCTTCTGCCAGAAGGGCATCGACGACATGGCCCAGCACTACCTCGCCAAGGAGGGCATCCTGGCGGTCCAGCGCACCAAGAAGTCCGACGTCGAGTTCCTCCGTGAGGTGCTCGGCGCCAACATCGTCTCCAACATCGAGTCCGCCAGCGAGGCCGACCTCGGTCGGGGTTCGATCCGCCGCGACGACGCCGGCGACCTGTTCTACGTCGAGGGCACCGGCGACGAGACCCACGGCGTGACGCTCCTGCTGCGCGCCTCCACCGACCACGTCGTCGACGAGCTCGAACGCGGCGTCCAGGACGCGCTGGACGTCGTCGCCTCCACCGTCTCCGACGGCCGCGTCCTCGGCGGCGGCGGCGCCCCCGAGGTTGAGCTGGCCTCGCGCCTGCGCGACTACGCCGACGGCGTCGAGGGCCGCGAGCAGCTGGCCGTCGAGGCCTTCGCCGACGCGCTGGAGCTCATCCCGCGCACGCTGGCCGAGAACGCCGGCCTCGACTCCATCGACTCGCTGGTGGACCTGCGGGCCGCCCACGAGGGCGGCGACGTCTCCGCCGGCCTGAACGTCTTCTCCGGCGACGTCGTCGACACGCTCGACGAGGGCGTCGTCGAACCGGCTCACGCCAAGACTCAGGCCGTCTCCTCCGCTGCCGAGGCCGCGAACCTCGTGCTCAAGATCGACGACATCATCTCCGCCGGCGACCTCTCGACCGAGGGCGACGGCGACGAGGGCGGCCCCGGTGGCGCCCCCGGTGGCATGGGCGGCATGGGCGGCGGCATGGGCGGCATGATGTAG
- a CDS encoding DUF7383 domain-containing protein, with amino-acid sequence MATHRANYALVPFQEHLGPDREALDVPWATFAGDRTDQEIFEVPTDDIRDAYVEMQVYESGSYDHELLINGDSLTGFDVPETDGWQYWMDTVTGASLQEGKNTLQFRRDRDSGDSFVVGTVVVNWKEPAD; translated from the coding sequence ATGGCGACGCACCGCGCCAACTACGCGCTGGTCCCGTTTCAGGAGCACCTCGGCCCCGACCGGGAGGCTCTCGACGTCCCGTGGGCGACGTTCGCCGGCGACCGCACCGATCAGGAGATTTTCGAGGTGCCGACCGACGACATCCGGGACGCCTACGTCGAGATGCAGGTCTACGAGTCCGGGAGCTACGATCACGAGTTGCTGATCAACGGCGACTCGCTGACCGGCTTCGACGTCCCCGAGACCGACGGCTGGCAGTACTGGATGGACACCGTTACGGGAGCCAGCCTCCAGGAGGGCAAGAACACGCTGCAGTTCCGCCGGGACCGGGATTCGGGGGACAGCTTCGTCGTCGGGACCGTCGTGGTCAACTGGAAGGAACCCGCAGATTAG
- a CDS encoding zinc-ribbon domain-containing protein: protein MQALVRLLLGTRRRDDTVVECRRCGKTLEDSAVECHHCGEPHSSHFTYCPACGSDAIAVYRIQ from the coding sequence ATGCAGGCGCTAGTCCGGTTGTTGCTCGGGACCCGACGTCGCGACGACACCGTCGTCGAGTGTCGCCGCTGCGGGAAGACGCTGGAGGATTCGGCCGTCGAGTGTCACCACTGCGGAGAACCGCATTCGTCTCACTTCACCTACTGTCCGGCGTGCGGATCCGACGCGATCGCAGTGTACCGGATCCAGTGA
- a CDS encoding YgaP family membrane protein, with amino-acid sequence MELQRNLGRLDRIARGVLGVWLVAGAISAVRDDRTTTAAALTVAGAGLLFNARTGFCGCSAALGIDTTSSGAESAE; translated from the coding sequence ATGGAGCTACAGCGCAACCTCGGTCGGCTGGATCGAATCGCCAGGGGCGTACTCGGCGTCTGGCTGGTCGCCGGTGCGATCAGCGCCGTCCGGGACGATCGGACGACGACGGCTGCGGCGCTGACCGTCGCCGGCGCGGGACTGCTGTTCAACGCGCGGACTGGCTTCTGCGGCTGCAGCGCCGCGCTGGGGATCGACACGACCTCGTCCGGCGCCGAGTCGGCGGAGTAA
- a CDS encoding Rid family detoxifying hydrolase — MKRTVSTDAAPAAVGAYSQATTTDDLVFTAGQIPLTPDGDLLDDAAVDVQTEQALENVAAVLDAADAGMDDVLKVTVFLDDIDDFDEMNDAYQCFFDEDPPARSAVGVDELPKGVAVEIEAIATK; from the coding sequence ATGAAGCGTACGGTCAGCACCGACGCCGCGCCCGCCGCGGTCGGCGCGTACAGTCAGGCGACTACCACCGACGACCTCGTGTTCACCGCGGGCCAGATTCCCCTCACGCCCGACGGCGACCTGCTCGACGACGCCGCAGTCGACGTCCAGACCGAGCAGGCCCTGGAGAACGTCGCGGCCGTCCTCGACGCCGCCGACGCGGGCATGGACGACGTGCTGAAGGTGACGGTCTTCCTCGACGACATCGACGACTTCGACGAGATGAACGACGCCTACCAGTGCTTCTTCGACGAGGACCCGCCGGCCCGAAGCGCCGTCGGCGTCGACGAACTCCCCAAGGGCGTCGCCGTCGAGATCGAGGCAATAGCAACGAAATAG
- the ilvA gene encoding threonine ammonia-lyase, protein MLSFEDVVAARDRVAETARHTTQEYSHTFSAMTGADVHLKLELLQRTGSFKIRGATNRIKTLSESEREAGVVTASAGNHAQGVALAASRIGVDATIVMPEHAPVSKVQATESYGGNVVLHGRDYDAAAERAHEIERDQGRTYVHAFDDWDVMAGQGTIGLEIYEDLPKVDTVIVPIGGGGLISGVATALKGKDESIRVVGVQAEGASSVAESLRKGRRVERDRVETIADGIATRTVGEKTFAVIEERVDEVVTVSDSEIAVALTRLLERAKTLAEGAGAVPLAALLAGQFDYEDDETIVPLLSGGNIDLNTLTNVIVRGLVETGRYLKIRTVLEDRPGTLDDLVSVLSAEQVNIYGIEHDRTSRDVAMDDAEVILDLETRGPDHVDRLLDALESEGYEVEVLV, encoded by the coding sequence ATGCTCTCGTTCGAGGACGTGGTGGCGGCCCGGGACCGGGTCGCCGAGACGGCCCGCCACACGACCCAGGAGTACTCCCACACCTTCTCGGCGATGACGGGCGCAGACGTCCATCTGAAGCTGGAGCTGCTCCAGCGGACGGGCTCGTTCAAGATCCGCGGCGCGACCAACCGGATCAAGACGCTCTCGGAGTCGGAGCGCGAGGCCGGCGTCGTCACGGCCAGCGCGGGCAACCACGCCCAGGGCGTGGCGCTGGCGGCCTCGCGAATCGGCGTCGACGCGACCATCGTGATGCCCGAGCACGCGCCGGTCTCGAAGGTCCAGGCGACCGAGAGCTACGGCGGGAACGTCGTCCTCCACGGGCGGGACTACGACGCGGCGGCCGAGCGCGCCCACGAGATCGAGCGCGATCAGGGTCGGACGTACGTCCACGCCTTCGACGACTGGGACGTGATGGCCGGCCAGGGGACGATCGGCCTGGAGATCTACGAGGACCTGCCCAAGGTCGACACCGTGATCGTGCCCATCGGCGGCGGCGGGCTGATCAGCGGCGTCGCCACCGCCCTGAAGGGCAAGGACGAGTCGATCCGCGTCGTCGGCGTCCAGGCCGAAGGCGCCTCCAGCGTCGCGGAGTCGCTGCGGAAGGGCCGACGCGTCGAGCGTGACCGCGTCGAGACCATCGCCGACGGCATCGCGACGCGAACCGTCGGCGAGAAGACCTTCGCGGTGATCGAGGAGCGCGTCGACGAGGTCGTGACCGTCTCCGACTCGGAGATCGCCGTCGCGCTGACCCGCCTCCTGGAGCGGGCCAAGACGCTCGCCGAGGGGGCCGGCGCCGTGCCGCTGGCCGCCCTGCTGGCCGGACAGTTCGACTACGAGGACGACGAGACGATCGTGCCCCTCCTGTCGGGCGGCAACATCGACCTGAACACGCTGACGAACGTGATCGTCCGCGGACTCGTCGAGACCGGCCGCTACCTCAAGATCCGCACGGTACTGGAGGACCGACCCGGGACGCTGGACGACCTGGTGAGCGTCCTCTCGGCCGAGCAGGTCAACATCTACGGCATCGAGCACGACCGCACCTCGCGGGACGTGGCGATGGACGACGCCGAGGTGATCCTCGATCTCGAGACCCGCGGCCCCGACCACGTCGACCGCCTGCTCGACGCGCTGGAGTCCGAGGGCTACGAGGTCGAAGTACTCGTGTGA
- a CDS encoding potassium channel family protein produces MDAWQRRTAQYVAGLAGLMLAFAVAYDAGMRYVEHDPNPFLRSMRFVVETFTTTGYGSEAPWETDAMRLFVMIMDLTGVVVIFLALPVFVVPLFEDAISTTVPTSVDDDCEDHVVVCTLTPRGETLIDELDSWGVDHVVVEPDRERAVDHYEDGYRVIHADPQSVDGLRAANVARARAVVADASDQANTSTVLTAKEVDDSVRVVSVVEEPHRATYHELAGADAVLSPRAVLGESLAAKVTTGVTAEAGEDVDVGEDVDLAELLVHRGSDLAGQTLAESDVGDDSGVNVVGAWVRGEFRSPPDPDTELTGGTVLLVAGREDRLKRLRELTLSDVRSVRSGRTVVVGHGEVGETVAARLDDAGLPYTVLDRTDEPGVDVVGDATEPAAQREAGVPEAQTAVLAIPDDADAEFATLVARDLNPDVEVVARAEATENVRKMYRAGADYVLSLATVSGRMLASTILDGEEVVSPDSQVEIVRTSADALAGQTLGDADVRARTGCTVIAVERDGAVLTDVGPDLRVRPADELVVAGTDADVNRFTATFS; encoded by the coding sequence ATGGACGCCTGGCAGCGGCGGACGGCCCAGTACGTCGCGGGGCTTGCGGGGCTCATGCTGGCGTTCGCCGTCGCGTACGACGCGGGGATGCGCTACGTAGAACACGACCCGAATCCGTTCCTGCGCTCCATGCGGTTCGTCGTCGAGACGTTCACGACGACGGGCTACGGCTCCGAGGCCCCCTGGGAGACCGACGCGATGCGGCTGTTCGTGATGATCATGGACCTGACGGGCGTCGTCGTCATCTTCCTGGCGCTACCCGTGTTCGTCGTGCCGCTGTTCGAGGACGCCATTTCGACGACGGTACCGACGAGCGTCGACGACGACTGCGAGGACCACGTCGTCGTGTGCACGCTCACGCCCCGCGGGGAGACGCTGATCGACGAACTGGACTCGTGGGGCGTCGACCACGTCGTCGTCGAACCCGACCGCGAGCGCGCGGTCGACCACTACGAGGACGGCTACCGGGTGATCCACGCCGATCCGCAGTCGGTCGACGGACTGCGGGCCGCCAACGTCGCCCGGGCCCGGGCGGTCGTCGCCGACGCCTCCGACCAGGCCAACACCAGCACCGTCCTCACGGCGAAGGAGGTCGACGACAGCGTGCGGGTGGTGAGCGTCGTCGAGGAGCCACACCGGGCGACCTACCACGAACTGGCCGGCGCCGACGCCGTCCTCTCGCCGCGGGCCGTCCTCGGTGAGAGCCTCGCCGCCAAGGTGACCACCGGCGTCACCGCCGAGGCCGGCGAGGACGTCGACGTCGGCGAGGACGTCGACCTCGCGGAACTGCTCGTCCACCGCGGGAGCGACCTCGCGGGTCAGACGCTGGCCGAGAGCGACGTCGGCGACGACTCCGGCGTCAACGTCGTCGGCGCGTGGGTCCGCGGCGAGTTCCGAAGCCCGCCCGACCCCGACACTGAACTGACCGGCGGGACCGTCCTGCTGGTCGCCGGCCGCGAGGACCGCCTGAAGCGCCTGCGGGAACTGACCCTGTCGGACGTGCGCTCCGTCCGCAGCGGCCGGACAGTCGTCGTCGGCCACGGCGAGGTGGGCGAGACCGTCGCCGCTCGACTCGACGACGCCGGCCTGCCCTACACCGTGCTCGACCGGACCGACGAACCCGGCGTGGACGTGGTGGGCGACGCCACGGAACCGGCCGCCCAGCGGGAGGCCGGCGTCCCCGAGGCCCAGACGGCCGTCCTCGCCATCCCCGACGACGCCGACGCCGAGTTCGCCACCCTCGTCGCGCGCGACCTCAATCCCGACGTCGAGGTCGTCGCCCGGGCCGAGGCGACCGAGAACGTCCGGAAGATGTACCGCGCCGGCGCCGACTACGTCCTCTCGCTGGCGACCGTCAGCGGCCGCATGCTCGCCTCGACCATCCTCGACGGCGAGGAGGTCGTCTCACCGGACTCCCAGGTCGAGATCGTCAGGACCAGCGCCGACGCCCTCGCCGGACAGACGCTCGGCGACGCCGACGTCCGCGCCCGCACCGGCTGTACCGTCATCGCCGTCGAGCGCGACGGCGCGGTCCTGACCGACGTCGGCCCCGACCTCCGCGTCCGACCCGCCGACGAACTCGTCGTGGCCGGTACCGACGCGGACGTCAATCGCTTCACCGCCACCTTTTCCTAA
- the citZ gene encoding citrate synthase has protein sequence MSDDLRKGLEGVLVAESSLSRIDGDEGRLIYRGYTIEDLARGASYEEVLYLLWYGHLPDEAELAEFADQMAAEREVDDAVLDQVRALAEADENPMAALRTAVSTLSAFDDDGDDHDPTDEAVNLRKGRRITAKIPTILAAFARLRDGDEPVTPREDLGHAANFLYMLNDEVPDDVLAETFDMALVLHADHGLNASTFSAMVTASTLSDLHSSVTAAIGTLKGPLHGGANQDVMRMLKEVDDADSDPLEWVQNALDEGRRVSGFGHRVYDVKDPRAKILGERSKELGEAAGSTKWYEMSTTIEEYMMEEKGLAPNVDFYSASTYYQMGIPIDIYTPIFAMSRVGGWIAHVLEYIEDNRLIRPRARYTGPDPEDVEFTPIEER, from the coding sequence ATGTCAGACGACCTCAGGAAAGGGCTAGAGGGCGTCCTCGTCGCTGAATCGTCGCTCAGCCGGATCGACGGCGACGAGGGCCGGCTCATCTACCGCGGGTACACCATCGAGGACCTGGCGCGCGGCGCGAGCTACGAGGAAGTGCTGTACCTCCTCTGGTACGGCCACCTCCCCGACGAGGCGGAGCTCGCGGAGTTCGCCGACCAGATGGCCGCCGAACGCGAGGTCGACGACGCCGTCCTCGACCAGGTCCGGGCGCTGGCCGAAGCCGACGAGAACCCCATGGCAGCGCTGCGGACCGCCGTCTCGACACTGTCGGCGTTCGACGACGACGGCGACGACCACGACCCTACCGACGAGGCCGTCAACCTCCGCAAGGGTCGCCGGATCACCGCCAAGATCCCGACGATCCTGGCCGCCTTCGCGCGCCTCCGGGACGGGGACGAGCCCGTCACCCCCCGCGAGGACCTCGGCCACGCCGCGAACTTCCTCTACATGCTCAACGACGAGGTGCCCGACGACGTCCTCGCGGAGACGTTCGACATGGCGCTCGTGCTCCACGCCGACCACGGCCTCAACGCCTCGACGTTCTCGGCGATGGTGACCGCCTCGACGCTGTCCGACCTCCACAGCTCCGTCACCGCCGCCATCGGGACCCTGAAGGGCCCGCTGCACGGCGGCGCCAACCAGGACGTCATGCGCATGCTCAAGGAGGTCGACGACGCCGACAGCGACCCCCTCGAGTGGGTCCAGAACGCGCTCGACGAGGGCCGGCGCGTCTCCGGGTTCGGCCACCGCGTCTACGACGTCAAGGACCCGCGCGCGAAGATCCTCGGCGAACGCTCCAAGGAACTCGGCGAGGCCGCCGGCTCGACGAAGTGGTACGAGATGTCCACCACCATCGAGGAGTACATGATGGAGGAGAAGGGCCTCGCCCCCAACGTCGACTTCTACTCCGCCTCCACCTACTACCAGATGGGCATCCCGATCGACATCTACACCCCCATCTTCGCGATGTCCCGCGTCGGCGGCTGGATCGCTCACGTCCTGGAGTACATCGAGGACAACCGCCTGATCCGCCCGCGGGCCCGCTACACCGGTCCCGACCCCGAGGACGTCGAGTTCACGCCGATCGAAGAGCGGTAA
- a CDS encoding potassium channel family protein, with protein sequence MAGDDVAYEPVSVKSVVAEMKDTAELLIDLSYSAVLLGNDEVAAEVLELEERMDVLQMRARMSLLMAARSPEDAEALAPVLGMVSAAEKISDAAGDIAKVVLEEVGLPEAMRTALPEAVETVVRATVVEGSRFAGETLGELNLETETGVRAIAVRRAGEWLLNPDAETALRADDVVLFRGPDDGVAAVHEAATGHAYEPPEPPESELSDLERAVDSIVLMKDMGELAVDLAYGAVLFDSEEVAREVVELEAEVDALQSRFEAWTLRAASRVEDPVSLRGLVHLARSTEVISDAALEISEGVLRGLPTHPVVDEAVRESDEIVCRVTVAPGSALDGTTIGAQRIKARTGMRVIAVRRTDESEGRDWVVSPGAETKLGAGDVVLAKGTRTGADRFSELAGDE encoded by the coding sequence ATGGCCGGCGACGACGTGGCCTACGAGCCGGTGAGCGTGAAGTCGGTGGTCGCCGAGATGAAAGACACCGCCGAACTGCTCATCGACCTCTCGTACTCGGCGGTGCTGCTGGGGAACGACGAGGTCGCGGCCGAGGTGCTCGAACTCGAGGAGCGGATGGACGTCCTCCAGATGCGCGCCCGGATGAGCCTGCTCATGGCCGCGCGCAGCCCGGAGGACGCCGAGGCGCTGGCACCGGTGCTGGGGATGGTCAGCGCCGCGGAGAAGATCTCCGACGCCGCCGGCGACATCGCGAAGGTCGTTCTGGAAGAGGTCGGTCTGCCGGAGGCGATGCGGACGGCCCTCCCCGAGGCCGTCGAGACGGTCGTCCGCGCCACGGTCGTCGAGGGCTCGCGGTTCGCGGGGGAGACCCTGGGCGAACTGAACCTGGAGACGGAGACGGGCGTGCGGGCCATCGCCGTCCGCCGGGCCGGCGAGTGGCTGCTCAACCCCGACGCCGAGACGGCGCTGCGGGCCGACGACGTGGTGCTCTTCCGGGGGCCCGACGACGGCGTCGCCGCCGTCCACGAGGCGGCCACGGGACACGCCTACGAACCCCCGGAACCGCCGGAGAGCGAGCTCTCGGACCTGGAGCGGGCCGTCGACTCCATCGTCCTGATGAAGGACATGGGCGAACTCGCGGTGGACCTGGCCTACGGCGCCGTCCTCTTCGACAGCGAGGAGGTGGCCCGCGAGGTGGTCGAACTGGAGGCCGAGGTCGACGCCCTCCAGTCGCGCTTCGAGGCGTGGACGCTGCGGGCGGCGAGCCGGGTCGAGGACCCCGTCTCGCTGCGGGGGCTGGTCCACCTGGCCCGCTCGACGGAGGTCATCTCCGACGCCGCCCTGGAGATCAGCGAGGGCGTGCTGCGCGGGCTCCCGACCCACCCCGTCGTCGACGAGGCCGTCAGGGAGTCCGACGAGATCGTCTGCCGGGTCACCGTCGCGCCGGGCAGCGCGCTGGACGGGACCACCATCGGCGCCCAGCGGATCAAGGCCCGGACCGGGATGCGCGTGATCGCCGTCCGCCGGACCGACGAGAGCGAGGGCCGGGACTGGGTGGTCTCGCCCGGCGCGGAGACGAAACTGGGCGCCGGCGACGTCGTCCTCGCGAAGGGGACCCGGACCGGCGCCGACCGGTTCTCGGAACTGGCCGGGGACGAGTGA
- a CDS encoding DUF7536 family protein, producing the protein MPERQPESGRAALVRALGVRRNAAWGFALALAATAAVFAFFVVIPGTQRPTAYYWALAFVLAISLGGLLTAAFTLVSAVRLAREE; encoded by the coding sequence GTGCCAGAGAGACAACCGGAGTCGGGCCGCGCGGCGCTGGTCCGTGCACTGGGCGTCCGGCGCAACGCGGCGTGGGGGTTCGCGCTCGCACTCGCCGCGACGGCGGCCGTGTTCGCCTTCTTCGTCGTGATCCCCGGAACCCAGCGGCCGACGGCGTACTACTGGGCGCTCGCGTTCGTCCTGGCGATCTCGCTGGGCGGGCTGCTGACGGCGGCGTTCACGCTGGTCTCGGCGGTCCGGCTCGCACGCGAGGAGTGA
- a CDS encoding succinylglutamate desuccinylase/aspartoacylase family protein: protein MVSLGTASASPGAVDTGRLEVGETRDGSPVRLPVAVVNGADDGRTLYMQAASDGDELNGVGVIQRVVPRLDPRELAGTILIVGIVNYHAFQVAEHRNPIDDTKMNRAYPGDANGTSSERIAAATFEAATRADLILDLHQGSTSRMIEEARVRCGTRHRLHDDCLELARVFGCGHILDQKGPDGQLARAAPDEGIPTIDPELGGSVGWDEHSIQQGVEGVFNVLRYYGFLAGDHSPEPQQRATGFDQYGAPAGGLVDFRKDLGDRVVRGDTLYAITDVFGTEKAEVTADSPGIFWRCRRLPQVASGEYVCSVGTDVNTV from the coding sequence ATGGTATCTCTCGGTACGGCGAGTGCCTCGCCGGGTGCGGTCGACACGGGGCGCCTGGAGGTCGGCGAGACCCGGGACGGCAGCCCCGTACGGCTGCCCGTGGCCGTCGTCAACGGGGCCGACGACGGCCGGACGCTCTACATGCAGGCCGCCAGCGACGGGGACGAGCTCAACGGCGTCGGGGTGATCCAGCGGGTCGTCCCCCGGCTGGATCCCCGCGAGCTGGCGGGCACCATCCTGATCGTCGGCATCGTCAACTACCACGCGTTCCAGGTCGCGGAGCATCGCAACCCCATCGACGACACGAAGATGAACCGCGCGTACCCGGGCGACGCGAACGGGACCTCCAGCGAGCGCATCGCGGCGGCCACCTTCGAGGCGGCCACCCGCGCCGACCTGATCCTGGACCTCCACCAGGGGTCGACTTCGCGGATGATCGAGGAGGCCCGCGTCCGGTGTGGCACCCGCCACCGCCTGCACGACGACTGCCTCGAACTCGCCAGGGTGTTCGGCTGCGGCCACATCCTCGACCAGAAGGGGCCCGACGGCCAGCTGGCGCGGGCCGCTCCCGACGAGGGTATCCCGACTATCGACCCCGAACTCGGCGGCTCCGTCGGCTGGGACGAACACTCGATCCAGCAGGGCGTCGAGGGCGTGTTCAACGTCCTGCGGTACTACGGCTTCCTGGCCGGCGACCACTCGCCGGAGCCCCAGCAGCGGGCCACCGGCTTCGACCAGTACGGCGCTCCAGCCGGCGGCCTCGTGGACTTCCGGAAGGACCTGGGTGACCGCGTCGTGCGTGGCGATACCCTGTACGCGATCACGGACGTCTTCGGGACGGAGAAAGCGGAGGTTACCGCCGACTCGCCGGGGATCTTCTGGCGCTGCCGGCGACTGCCGCAGGTCGCCTCCGGGGAGTACGTCTGCTCCGTCGGGACGGACGTAAACACTGTCTAA
- a CDS encoding DUF7511 domain-containing protein, translating to MSQNQDPDHDAVPDSPPLPQEEFPGEELSTVVDERADGSRRCVFYREDVDPVTAETSWFAVDEDAVVSISDWR from the coding sequence ATGAGTCAGAATCAGGACCCCGATCACGACGCCGTCCCGGACAGTCCCCCGCTCCCCCAGGAGGAGTTCCCCGGCGAAGAGCTCTCCACCGTCGTCGACGAGCGCGCCGACGGATCGCGCCGCTGCGTCTTCTATCGCGAGGACGTCGACCCGGTGACCGCCGAGACCTCCTGGTTCGCCGTCGACGAGGACGCCGTCGTCTCCATCTCTGACTGGCGATAG